One Candidatus Omnitrophota bacterium genomic window carries:
- a CDS encoding DUF3006 domain-containing protein, with translation MKCSVDRIEEGIAVILVRGGGRMEIPAKKFPFKIQEGDFFDVAFTPDIKEKDRVKKNISDIRKRLLKRSRKQ, from the coding sequence ATGAAATGCTCTGTTGACAGGATTGAGGAAGGGATAGCGGTCATCCTTGTCCGCGGCGGCGGAAGGATGGAAATCCCGGCGAAGAAATTTCCGTTTAAGATACAAGAAGGCGATTTTTTTGATGTTGCCTTCACCCCCGACATCAAAGAAAAAGACCGCGTGAAAAAAAATATCTCGGATATAAGAAAAAGACTTCTGAAAAGATCCCGTAAACAATGA
- the add gene encoding adenosine deaminase, which yields MKVSGEALRKLPKVDLHCHLDGSIRPQTIFDIMKAAGCKLPCPDPAGIAGFVQVDSTCRSLTDFLNKFEFFYPYLRTPESMERIAYELCEDAAKENIRYMEIRFAPCLQASEKVTQEDILLSVLAGLTKGQRDFDIKTGAILCAYRGTPVEDWEKTYALAEKYTGQGVCGLDLAGDESRFPGAPFALIFDRAKNAGIPVTIHAGEAAGWESVKEAVDVLHASRIGHGVRIAENEVFAERVKNAGIVLEVCVTSNVHTGVCADYKSHPLPDFYRKGIRTTINTDDRGVSNIDLTHEWNIVQTKCGLEIDDVLDMNILAIDAAFCEASEKKILKDRIQTETRKIMSGLSG from the coding sequence ATGAAGGTTTCCGGCGAAGCTCTGAGAAAATTGCCGAAGGTTGATCTGCACTGTCACCTTGACGGGTCGATAAGGCCGCAGACGATATTTGACATAATGAAGGCCGCGGGCTGTAAACTTCCGTGCCCGGATCCCGCGGGTATAGCCGGATTCGTGCAGGTCGATTCAACATGCCGTTCTCTGACGGATTTTCTCAACAAATTCGAATTTTTCTATCCCTACCTGAGGACTCCTGAATCAATGGAGAGAATAGCGTATGAGCTCTGTGAAGACGCGGCAAAAGAAAATATCCGTTATATGGAGATCCGCTTCGCGCCCTGCCTGCAGGCTTCCGAGAAAGTGACGCAGGAAGACATCCTTCTGAGCGTTCTTGCGGGTTTGACGAAAGGGCAGAGGGATTTTGATATAAAAACAGGAGCTATTCTCTGCGCATACCGCGGCACGCCCGTCGAGGATTGGGAAAAGACTTATGCTCTCGCAGAAAAATATACGGGACAGGGTGTGTGCGGCCTGGATCTTGCCGGAGATGAGAGCCGTTTTCCCGGGGCCCCGTTCGCGCTTATTTTTGACCGCGCGAAAAACGCGGGGATACCTGTCACAATTCATGCGGGCGAAGCCGCCGGATGGGAATCAGTCAAAGAAGCGGTTGATGTGCTCCATGCATCCCGCATAGGGCACGGTGTGAGAATAGCCGAGAACGAAGTGTTCGCGGAACGCGTCAAGAATGCCGGAATTGTCCTCGAGGTCTGCGTCACAAGCAATGTGCACACTGGGGTGTGCGCGGATTATAAAAGCCATCCCCTCCCCGATTTTTACAGAAAGGGCATCAGAACCACAATCAACACGGATGACAGGGGCGTGTCAAATATAGACCTCACGCATGAATGGAATATTGTCCAGACAAAGTGCGGCCTCGAAATAGACGATGTGCTGGATATGAATATTCTCGCGATTGACGCGGCATTTTGCGAAGCCTCCGAGAAAAAAATATTAAAAGACAGGATACAAACAGAAACCCGGAAAATAATGTCCGGTTTATCCGGATGA
- a CDS encoding phosphatidylserine/phosphatidylglycerophosphate/cardiolipin synthase family protein produces the protein MIFARARFAAALFVLSSCAPRAYICRPASNRDYLPRLKEIIKGAKEKLYISQLYFHMDETTRPLVFLLNEAVDRGVDVRCILEDSVSYNAEALPLLKRIGVDARPDSGDVFSHSKFVVADGEKVIMGSTNLSSTSIDRNNETNVFIKDKKLGQWFEEYFMAMWNGDASPGSITSGSVTTVETSFADEALIGMFESAKERIALLIYGIKIYPGETENPVMKVLDALFAAADRGVKTEAVMEKSDYNDTLNKMTDEAAEYFRTRGVDVLFDNEKIITHAKLAVADDSVMIGSSNWGYGGFELYREANIVIKDEALAKYFYMYFLMVKEQGSAK, from the coding sequence ATGATATTCGCCCGCGCCCGCTTTGCCGCGGCGCTGTTTGTTCTGTCTTCCTGCGCGCCGCGTGCCTATATATGCCGCCCGGCGTCAAACAGGGATTATCTCCCGCGGCTTAAGGAAATCATAAAAGGCGCCAAAGAAAAGCTTTATATAAGCCAGCTTTATTTCCATATGGATGAAACCACGCGCCCGCTGGTTTTCCTTTTGAACGAGGCCGTTGACCGGGGCGTTGATGTGAGATGTATTCTTGAAGATTCCGTCTCGTATAATGCCGAGGCTCTGCCGCTGCTCAAAAGGATAGGCGTCGACGCCAGGCCTGACAGCGGGGATGTTTTCTCTCACTCCAAATTCGTGGTGGCCGACGGAGAAAAAGTCATTATGGGCTCCACTAATCTGAGTTCCACCTCCATCGACAGGAATAACGAGACCAATGTTTTTATCAAAGATAAGAAGTTGGGGCAGTGGTTTGAGGAATATTTTATGGCCATGTGGAACGGGGATGCGTCTCCGGGCAGCATTACTTCCGGCTCCGTGACGACGGTGGAAACGTCATTCGCCGACGAGGCTCTCATCGGGATGTTTGAGAGCGCTAAGGAAAGAATAGCTCTGCTCATATACGGCATTAAGATTTATCCCGGCGAAACGGAGAACCCTGTTATGAAAGTATTGGATGCTCTTTTTGCCGCCGCTGACAGAGGCGTAAAGACAGAGGCTGTGATGGAGAAAAGCGATTATAATGACACGCTCAACAAGATGACTGACGAGGCGGCGGAATATTTCAGAACTCGCGGTGTGGATGTGTTGTTTGACAACGAAAAAATAATCACTCACGCGAAGCTTGCCGTCGCCGACGACAGCGTTATGATAGGCTCTTCCAACTGGGGCTACGGCGGTTTTGAGCTTTACCGTGAGGCCAATATCGTTATAAAAGACGAGGCTCTCGCAAAATATTTTTACATGTATTTTCTCATGGTAAAAGAGCAGGGCTCCGCAAAATAG